DNA from Sulfurimonas gotlandica GD1:
AATTTTCAAAGGTAAAAGTCTTGCAGGTCTAAATGGTCTTCACTTTAGACAAAACTCTTTAACTGGAGAGACTACAGCTTCTCGCTCAACAAGAGAAATCAAACTTAACGCTGATTTACACTAGTACTTTCCAAGCATCTGGCAGTTTCTTGCTAGATGCGATAACATCTACTTTATATATATAAACAAACTTTCAGAAATATAGTATTATAATGAGTACTAGGAATAGTAGCCTAAATGTCTCCTAAGCTATTTTCTTAGCCTTGGAGACTTTTTATAATTTTGCACAGGAGCATGTTATGAATATCTCAAGCAATGTGTCATCTATACAATCTCATCAGATAATGATGAATACCAATGCGAACAATGTAGCGAATGTTAATACTGAGGGTTTTGTGCCATCAGACACCAAAATGTTAGGTAATGAAAATTCTGTTAGTGCAAATACTAGAAAAGCTGATAACACTGGCTCAAAAATGAGTCAAACAGACTTAGCTAAAGAAATTCCAGATCAAATAGTAGCACAAGGTGCAACGGCGGTAAATGTAACAGCGATAAAAACAGAAAATGAGATGCTTGGCTCTCTGCTGGATATAAAAGCTTAAGCTTTTAATATCTACTGCGTTAAAATATTCATACTCTTTAAATTAGTAAGTATTTCAGCTTCTTTGTCATAATCTTCTAGATTTGATCCAAGTCTTAATGTACTAAAAACTGTTTTACCAACTACAACCCTGCCCTCTACATCATTCTTTTTAGTCTTAATTCCCCATGTGTTATGAAAAACAATTATTTCATCATCAACAGTTCCCACATAGAGAACTATATGCCCTTTTTTATATAAAAGAGTTTGAAAAGGAACAGCCTCTTCTTTTATAAGAGATATCTTTTCCTCATCACTCAGGTTTTCTAATGTAATTATTCTACCAACTTTAGCTTGCTGAGACGAGTTTCTAGGAAGCCATATTCCAAATGGTGCATACATGTCACGAAGCGTTGA
Protein-coding regions in this window:
- a CDS encoding flagellar basal body rod C-terminal domain-containing protein gives rise to the protein MNISSNVSSIQSHQIMMNTNANNVANVNTEGFVPSDTKMLGNENSVSANTRKADNTGSKMSQTDLAKEIPDQIVAQGATAVNVTAIKTENEMLGSLLDIKA